The Sporolituus thermophilus DSM 23256 genome window below encodes:
- a CDS encoding APC family permease, translating to MRKGQAASLKKNLGLVPAIALVVGMVIGSGIFMKPGKVIAAAGDSTMGLVAWLLGGVITMAAGLTIAELGAQIPKTGGLYAYLNEVYGRFWGYLFGWVQTLIYGPATSAALGLYFAALFIPFFGLTEQWRVPTAIVTVLFLSAVNAFGSKYGGWVQSLSTVAKLAPIMLIAVVGLWKGDGQVLGMQSGLAESAGMGAAILATLWAYDGWIGVGYIAGEMKDPAKQLPRAIIIGLGIVMLVYLFVNLAMLYVLPAAQIVALGNQAAGAIAGRLFGEIGGRLVNIGILISVFGALNGYILTSARVPYAMALQGQLPGSGWLARLHERSGTPVNATIQQLFLTVLLMMLGDPDRLTDISMFIIEVFYIMGFMAVFRLRRSSPLRQRPYSVPLYPVIPGVAVAGAAYIVISTILTNPIDTLYALGLTLAGVPLFWLLNKGEKAPQPLSQTE from the coding sequence ATGGTCATTGGTTCGGGTATTTTCATGAAGCCTGGCAAAGTTATCGCCGCGGCCGGCGATTCGACCATGGGCTTGGTCGCTTGGTTGCTCGGCGGGGTAATTACCATGGCGGCAGGGTTAACGATTGCCGAGTTAGGGGCTCAAATCCCCAAAACAGGCGGGCTTTACGCATATTTGAATGAGGTGTATGGCAGGTTTTGGGGTTATTTGTTTGGTTGGGTACAGACACTCATTTACGGACCGGCTACATCGGCCGCTCTGGGGCTGTATTTTGCCGCACTGTTTATTCCTTTTTTCGGGTTAACGGAGCAATGGCGAGTGCCAACGGCAATTGTCACCGTCCTATTTCTCAGTGCTGTTAATGCCTTTGGTTCAAAATATGGAGGCTGGGTTCAATCTTTGTCGACGGTTGCCAAACTGGCACCGATTATGCTCATTGCCGTGGTCGGCCTTTGGAAAGGCGATGGACAAGTACTGGGGATGCAAAGTGGGCTGGCGGAGTCGGCGGGTATGGGCGCGGCTATTTTGGCGACGCTATGGGCCTATGACGGTTGGATTGGCGTCGGTTATATAGCCGGCGAAATGAAAGATCCTGCCAAGCAACTGCCGCGGGCGATTATTATCGGCTTAGGCATTGTTATGCTGGTCTACCTGTTTGTCAATCTGGCTATGCTCTATGTATTGCCGGCGGCGCAGATCGTAGCTCTTGGCAATCAAGCGGCCGGCGCAATAGCCGGACGGCTATTCGGTGAAATTGGCGGCAGACTTGTAAATATCGGCATTTTGATATCCGTTTTCGGTGCTCTTAACGGTTATATTCTTACCAGTGCCCGTGTCCCTTATGCCATGGCTTTACAGGGGCAGCTCCCCGGTTCGGGGTGGCTGGCACGGCTTCATGAGCGCTCAGGCACGCCCGTTAATGCTACTATACAACAGCTTTTTCTAACTGTCTTACTGATGATGTTGGGGGATCCTGACCGGCTTACTGACATCTCCATGTTCATTATAGAAGTCTTTTATATCATGGGTTTTATGGCTGTATTCCGGTTGCGCCGCAGCTCGCCGCTGCGGCAGCGTCCCTACAGTGTCCCCTTGTATCCCGTTATTCCTGGGGTAGCAGTCGCCGGTGCAGCTTATATCGTTATCAGCACAATACTAACCAATCCTATAGATACCCTCTACGCGCTGGGATTAACGCTAGCCGGCGTTCCTTTGTTCTGGCTTCTCAATAAGGGAGAAAAAGCGCCACAGCCGCTGTCGCAAACAGAGTGA